The proteins below are encoded in one region of Conger conger chromosome 17, fConCon1.1, whole genome shotgun sequence:
- the dnajb2 gene encoding dnaJ homolog subfamily B member 2 isoform X2 produces the protein MVDYYDILGVSRNASSEDIKKAYRKLALRWHPDKNPDNKEEAERKFKEIAEAYEVLSDTSKREAYGHFGKDGMPSSGSSGSSSPGDFPGFAFTFRSPDEVFREFFGGQDPFASFFDDFPFGGMHGGFHGHSGASRLGPNRFFSFPSAGVDFTTFSSSSSMGGMERGMGGGTGNFKSVSTSTRFINGKRTTTKKIRENGQERTEIEEDGVLKSILINGVEDELALALELSRREQPSQATTHQPGRPERHLLEQPGLSSRGQAQRSFSSAPFYHCPDGSEEEEEEDEELQMALAYSLSELEAQQRAAAADVISDSDFQAFTG, from the exons aTGGTGGATTACTATGACATTCTGGGAGTGTCGCGAAACGCCTCCTCAGAAGACATCAAAAAGGC GTACAGGAAGCTAGCCCTGCGGTGGCACCCAGACAAAAACCCCGACAACaaggaggaggcagagagaaagttCAAGGAGATTGCTGAGGCCTATGAAGTTCTCTCTGACA CAAGCAAGCGAGAGGCATATGGTCACTTTGGCAAAGATGGCATGCCCAGTTCAG GCTCCAGTggttcctccagcccaggagATTTCCCAGGGTTCGCCTTCACATTCCGCAGCCCGGACGAGGTGTTCCGGGAGTTTTTCGGGGGCCAGGACCCGTTTGCCAGTTTCTTCG ATGACTTCCCCTTCGGCGGGATGCACGGTGGGTTCCATGGGCACTCTGGCGCCTCGCGACTCGGCCCGAACCGCTTCTTCTCCTTCCCGTCAGCCGGAG TGGACTTCAccaccttctcctcctcctcctccatgggaggaatggagagggggatgggcgGAGGGACGGGGAACTTCAAGTCCGTCTCCACATCCACACGCTTCATCAATGGGAAACGCACCACCACCAAAAA GATCCGAGAGAACGGTCAGGAGAGAACGGAGATCGAAGAGGACGGGGTCCTGAAGAGCATCCTGATTAATG GTGTTGAGGACGAGTTGGCGCTCGCCCTGGAGCTGAGTCGACGGGAGCAGCCCAGCCAGGCCACGACGCATCAGCCCGGACGGCCagagcgccacctgctggagcAGCCTGGCCTCAGCTCCCGCGGCCAGGCGCAGCGCTCCTTCAGCTCCGCCCCGTTCTACCACTGCCCCGACGgaagcgaggaggaggaggaggaggacgaagaGCTGCAGATGGCGCTGGCCTACAGCCTGTCAGAGCTGGAGGCGCAGCAGCGCGCGGCGGCTGCCGATGTCATCTCAG ACTCTGACTTCCAGGCTTTCACTGGCTGA
- the dnajb2 gene encoding dnaJ homolog subfamily B member 2 isoform X3, with the protein MVDYYDILGVSRNASSEDIKKAYRKLALRWHPDKNPDNKEEAERKFKEIAEAYEVLSDTSKREAYGHFGKDGMPSSGSSGSSSPGDFPGFAFTFRSPDEVFREFFGGQDPFASFFADDFPFGGMHVDFTTFSSSSSMGGMERGMGGGTGNFKSVSTSTRFINGKRTTTKKIRENGQERTEIEEDGVLKSILINGVEDELALALELSRREQPSQATTHQPGRPERHLLEQPGLSSRGQAQRSFSSAPFYHCPDGSEEEEEEDEELQMALAYSLSELEAQQRAAAADVISDSDFQAFTG; encoded by the exons aTGGTGGATTACTATGACATTCTGGGAGTGTCGCGAAACGCCTCCTCAGAAGACATCAAAAAGGC GTACAGGAAGCTAGCCCTGCGGTGGCACCCAGACAAAAACCCCGACAACaaggaggaggcagagagaaagttCAAGGAGATTGCTGAGGCCTATGAAGTTCTCTCTGACA CAAGCAAGCGAGAGGCATATGGTCACTTTGGCAAAGATGGCATGCCCAGTTCAG GCTCCAGTggttcctccagcccaggagATTTCCCAGGGTTCGCCTTCACATTCCGCAGCCCGGACGAGGTGTTCCGGGAGTTTTTCGGGGGCCAGGACCCGTTTGCCAGTTTCTTCG CAGATGACTTCCCCTTCGGCGGGATGCACG TGGACTTCAccaccttctcctcctcctcctccatgggaggaatggagagggggatgggcgGAGGGACGGGGAACTTCAAGTCCGTCTCCACATCCACACGCTTCATCAATGGGAAACGCACCACCACCAAAAA GATCCGAGAGAACGGTCAGGAGAGAACGGAGATCGAAGAGGACGGGGTCCTGAAGAGCATCCTGATTAATG GTGTTGAGGACGAGTTGGCGCTCGCCCTGGAGCTGAGTCGACGGGAGCAGCCCAGCCAGGCCACGACGCATCAGCCCGGACGGCCagagcgccacctgctggagcAGCCTGGCCTCAGCTCCCGCGGCCAGGCGCAGCGCTCCTTCAGCTCCGCCCCGTTCTACCACTGCCCCGACGgaagcgaggaggaggaggaggaggacgaagaGCTGCAGATGGCGCTGGCCTACAGCCTGTCAGAGCTGGAGGCGCAGCAGCGCGCGGCGGCTGCCGATGTCATCTCAG ACTCTGACTTCCAGGCTTTCACTGGCTGA
- the dnajb2 gene encoding dnaJ homolog subfamily B member 2 isoform X1 — MVDYYDILGVSRNASSEDIKKAYRKLALRWHPDKNPDNKEEAERKFKEIAEAYEVLSDTSKREAYGHFGKDGMPSSGSSGSSSPGDFPGFAFTFRSPDEVFREFFGGQDPFASFFADDFPFGGMHGGFHGHSGASRLGPNRFFSFPSAGVDFTTFSSSSSMGGMERGMGGGTGNFKSVSTSTRFINGKRTTTKKIRENGQERTEIEEDGVLKSILINGVEDELALALELSRREQPSQATTHQPGRPERHLLEQPGLSSRGQAQRSFSSAPFYHCPDGSEEEEEEDEELQMALAYSLSELEAQQRAAAADVISDSDFQAFTG, encoded by the exons aTGGTGGATTACTATGACATTCTGGGAGTGTCGCGAAACGCCTCCTCAGAAGACATCAAAAAGGC GTACAGGAAGCTAGCCCTGCGGTGGCACCCAGACAAAAACCCCGACAACaaggaggaggcagagagaaagttCAAGGAGATTGCTGAGGCCTATGAAGTTCTCTCTGACA CAAGCAAGCGAGAGGCATATGGTCACTTTGGCAAAGATGGCATGCCCAGTTCAG GCTCCAGTggttcctccagcccaggagATTTCCCAGGGTTCGCCTTCACATTCCGCAGCCCGGACGAGGTGTTCCGGGAGTTTTTCGGGGGCCAGGACCCGTTTGCCAGTTTCTTCG CAGATGACTTCCCCTTCGGCGGGATGCACGGTGGGTTCCATGGGCACTCTGGCGCCTCGCGACTCGGCCCGAACCGCTTCTTCTCCTTCCCGTCAGCCGGAG TGGACTTCAccaccttctcctcctcctcctccatgggaggaatggagagggggatgggcgGAGGGACGGGGAACTTCAAGTCCGTCTCCACATCCACACGCTTCATCAATGGGAAACGCACCACCACCAAAAA GATCCGAGAGAACGGTCAGGAGAGAACGGAGATCGAAGAGGACGGGGTCCTGAAGAGCATCCTGATTAATG GTGTTGAGGACGAGTTGGCGCTCGCCCTGGAGCTGAGTCGACGGGAGCAGCCCAGCCAGGCCACGACGCATCAGCCCGGACGGCCagagcgccacctgctggagcAGCCTGGCCTCAGCTCCCGCGGCCAGGCGCAGCGCTCCTTCAGCTCCGCCCCGTTCTACCACTGCCCCGACGgaagcgaggaggaggaggaggaggacgaagaGCTGCAGATGGCGCTGGCCTACAGCCTGTCAGAGCTGGAGGCGCAGCAGCGCGCGGCGGCTGCCGATGTCATCTCAG ACTCTGACTTCCAGGCTTTCACTGGCTGA
- the LOC133116485 gene encoding tubulin alpha chain — protein sequence MRECISMHVGQAGTQMGNACWELYCLEHGIQPDGQMPSDKTIGGGDDSFNTFFSETGAGKHVPRAIFVDLEPTVIDEVRTGTYRQLFHPEQLITGKEDAANNYARGHYTIGKEIIDLVLDRTRKLADQCTGLQGFLIFHSFGGGTGSGFTSLLMERLSVDYGKKSKLEFAVYPAPQVSTAVVEPYNSILTTHTTLEHSDCAFMVDNEAIYDICRRNLDIERPTYTNLNRLIGQIVSSITASLRFDGALNVDLTEFQTNLVPYPRIHFPLATYAPVISAERAYHEQLSVAEITNACFEPANQMVKCDPRHGKYMACCLLYRGDVVPKDVNSAIATIKTKRSIQFVDWCPTGFKVGINYQPPTVVPGGDLAKVQRAVCMLSNTTAIAEAWARLDHKFDLMYAKRAFVHWYVGEGMEEGEFSEAREDMAALEKDYEEVGTDSVGEEDEEGEEY from the exons ATG CGTGAATGTATCTCAATGCATGTGGGCCAAGCTGGGACCCAGATgggcaatgcatgctgggagttgtaCTGCTTGGAGCATGGCATTCAGCCTGATGGGCAGATGCCCAGTGACAAGACCATTGGCGGAGGAGACGACTCCTTTAACACCTTCTTCAGTGAGACGGGGGCTGGCAAGCATGTCCCACGTGCTATTTTTGTGGACCTGGAGCCAACTGTCATAG ATGAGGTGCGCACAGGTACCTACCGCCAGCTGTTCCACCCAGAGCAGCTCATCACAGGAAAAGAGGACGCTGCTAATAACTACGCTCGAGGGCATTACACCATCGGCAAGGAAATCATCGACCTGGTTTTGGATAGGACACGAAAACTG GCAGACCAGTGCACTGGGCTCCAGGGCTTCCTCATCTTCCACAGCTTCGGTGGGGGCACTGGGTCAGGGTTCACCTCCCTGCTGATGGAACGCCTCTCTGTCGACTATGGCAAGAAGTCCAAGCTGGAGTTTGCGGTCTACCCAGCTCCGCAGGTGTCCACAGCTGTGGTGGAGCCCTACAACTCCATCCTGaccacccacaccaccctggAGCACTCCGACTGTGCTTTCATGGTGGACAATGAGGCCATCTACGACATCTGCCGCAGGAACCTGGACATTGAGCGTCCCACCTACACCAACCTCAACAGGCTTATCGGCCAGATTGTGTCTTCCATCACAGCTTCCCTGCGCTTTGATGGGGCCCTCAATGTGGATCTGACCGAGTTCCAGACCAACTTGGTGCCCTATCCCCGTATCCACTTCCCCCTGGCTACCTACGCCCCGGTCATCTCTGCAGAGAGAGCCTACCATGAGCAGCTGTCTGTGGCTGAAATCACCAATGCCTGCTTTGAGCCAGCCAACCAGATGGTGAAATGCGACCCACGTCACGGCAAGTACATGGCCTGCTGCCTGCTGTATCGTGGTGACGTGGTGCCAAAAGATGTCAACTCAGCCATCGCCACCATCAAGACCAAGCGTAGCATTCAGTTTGTGGACTGGTGTCCCACTGGCTTCAAGGTGGGCATCAACTACCAGCCCCCCACTGTGGTGCCTGGGGGAGACCTGGCCAAGGTGCAGAGGGCCGTGTGCATGCTGAGCAACACCACTGCCATCGCCGAGGCCTGGGCCCGTCTGGATCACAAGTTTGACCTGATGTACGCCAAGCGTGCCTTCGTCCACTGGTACGTGGGAGAGGgcatggaggagggagagttcTCTGAAGCCAGAGAAGACATGGCGGCCCTGGAGAAGGACTATGAAGAGGTGGGGACTGACAGCGTCGGGGAGGAAGATGAAGAAGGAGAAGAGTACTAG